In a genomic window of Candidatus Tumulicola sp.:
- a CDS encoding methyltransferase domain-containing protein — protein MDTSPHDRSIRPPHPLAVELAGRLRGVPHAHVLDYCTGSGRNARWLERAGFSVAIVSDDEAPAFDRTDPHPSYDGIVASHGLLHGIATAMPGCVARLARRLRPGGWMCATFGSTHDKRFGVGERLGDATFAPLDGDEAGVAHAYFDEPFLRTMLDAYFDIAVLDRHDAVQTAGRWAHSQPLTGAVHWFFVGSVRERER, from the coding sequence ATGGATACTTCGCCGCACGACCGCTCCATCCGGCCGCCTCATCCGCTGGCCGTCGAGCTCGCCGGACGCCTGCGTGGCGTTCCGCACGCGCACGTTCTCGATTATTGCACTGGAAGCGGACGCAATGCGAGATGGCTGGAGCGTGCGGGGTTCTCGGTCGCGATTGTGTCCGACGACGAAGCACCGGCCTTCGACCGAACCGATCCGCACCCGTCATACGACGGCATCGTCGCATCGCACGGTCTGCTGCACGGCATCGCGACCGCAATGCCCGGATGCGTCGCGCGCTTAGCACGAAGATTGCGGCCCGGCGGATGGATGTGCGCGACGTTCGGCTCGACCCACGACAAGCGTTTTGGTGTGGGAGAGCGTCTCGGCGATGCGACGTTCGCGCCGCTTGACGGGGACGAAGCCGGCGTCGCGCACGCCTACTTCGACGAACCTTTCTTACGCACGATGCTCGACGCATATTTCGACATCGCCGTGCTGGATCGGCACGACGCAGTGCAAACCGCCGGACGATGGGCGCACTCGCAGCCGCTAACCGGCGCGGTGCATTGGTTTTTTGTGGGAAGCGTGCGCGAGCGGGAGCGCTAG
- a CDS encoding rhodanese-like domain-containing protein — MRELDVATFGEWREQRNPHVLLDIREAGELKAASLDGATWIPMGQLIERIDELPSGVPIVVMCHHGTRSTMVAEYLTGIGRPDVYNLTGGIESYAQRVDPSIARY, encoded by the coding sequence ATGCGCGAACTCGACGTCGCGACGTTTGGTGAGTGGCGCGAGCAGCGCAATCCTCACGTACTGCTGGATATTCGCGAAGCAGGCGAACTGAAAGCAGCGTCGCTCGATGGCGCCACCTGGATCCCCATGGGACAACTGATCGAACGTATCGACGAGCTGCCGTCAGGCGTTCCGATCGTGGTAATGTGCCACCACGGAACACGGTCGACCATGGTCGCGGAGTATCTTACCGGTATCGGACGGCCCGATGTCTACAATCTCACCGGCGGTATCGAATCGTACGCGCAACGCGTCGATCCGTCGATCGCGCGCTACTAG
- a CDS encoding thiazole synthase — MSDTLVLGSYRLESRLIVGTGKYPSMAAMQAAHEASGAEMVTVAIRRINLDDASGKSMLDYIDRSRMTILPNTAGCYTADEAVLTAQLARELLETNLIKLEVIGDPQTLYPDATETIAAARRLVADGFTVLPYIGDDPVACSRLEDAGCVAVMPLAAPIGSGLGVCNPYSIAIIKERAKVPVIVDAGVGTASDAAIAMELGVDGLLMNTGIAAARDPVRMARAMQYAVKAGREAFLAGRMSKRLYANASSPMQDLIAAPER; from the coding sequence GTGAGCGACACGCTGGTACTCGGATCGTATCGATTGGAATCGCGGCTGATCGTCGGTACCGGAAAGTATCCGTCGATGGCGGCCATGCAAGCCGCGCATGAAGCCAGCGGCGCCGAGATGGTGACCGTCGCCATTCGCCGGATTAATTTAGACGACGCAAGCGGGAAGTCGATGCTCGACTACATCGATCGTTCGCGCATGACGATCTTGCCGAATACCGCCGGCTGCTACACCGCCGACGAAGCGGTGCTGACCGCGCAGCTCGCGCGCGAACTGCTGGAAACCAATTTGATCAAGCTCGAAGTGATCGGCGATCCGCAAACGCTGTATCCCGACGCGACCGAAACGATCGCTGCGGCGCGACGACTGGTGGCGGATGGATTTACGGTACTACCGTATATCGGCGACGATCCGGTCGCATGCAGCCGGTTGGAAGACGCCGGATGCGTGGCCGTTATGCCGTTGGCCGCGCCGATCGGCAGCGGTTTGGGTGTATGCAATCCGTATTCGATCGCGATCATCAAAGAGCGCGCCAAGGTTCCGGTGATCGTCGATGCCGGCGTCGGTACGGCGTCGGATGCTGCCATCGCGATGGAGTTGGGCGTCGACGGACTGTTGATGAACACCGGAATCGCGGCCGCACGCGATCCGGTGCGAATGGCGCGCGCGATGCAGTATGCGGTGAAAGCCGGACGCGAGGCGTTTCTGGCCGGACGGATGTCGAAGCGTCTGTACGCAAATGCGTCCAGCCCGATGCAGGACCTCATCGCCGCGCCGGAGCGCTAA
- the thiS gene encoding sulfur carrier protein ThiS: protein MKATINGEPRDLPAGSTLASLLDELGTPSAGIAVAKNDSVVRRGDYASHVLVDGDRIEIIKAVAGG, encoded by the coding sequence GTGAAAGCCACGATTAACGGGGAACCGCGCGACCTGCCGGCGGGATCGACGCTCGCCTCGCTCCTGGATGAGTTGGGAACGCCTTCGGCTGGAATCGCCGTCGCAAAGAACGACTCCGTCGTGCGGCGTGGCGATTATGCGTCGCACGTATTGGTAGACGGGGATCGCATCGAAATCATCAAAGCGGTGGCGGGCGGTTAA
- the thiO gene encoding glycine oxidase ThiO gives MHTSDVAIVGGGLIGLSIAFELARRGSTVRVYDIAQPGRGASWAGAGLLAPYSERPVPALLDACERSLRAYPAFAAAVAAESGVDPRLHVSGIVHAATSDDELRDLEREAIGLRASGVEATSLDRAAALAAEPALSSGVRGGLLIPVEGSVDNRRLGRALIAACRARGVRIVEGASIAIRCDARRALGVATDDGFAAAGAIVNAAGAWAAGVAGVPDDCLPPVRPVKGQMLAIEVPHGFVRRPVWTPQAYLVPRDDGRLLVGATVEERGFDERVTAGGLAQLLHAALRAAPSLTSFTVSEQWAGLRPATPDGLPYVGRTALDGLFTAAGHYRNGILLAPLTATAIADAIEGRSDVLPAFSPLRGPVDRMESHAAGANR, from the coding sequence CTGCATACCAGCGACGTCGCGATCGTCGGCGGCGGATTGATCGGCCTTTCGATCGCATTCGAACTCGCGCGGCGAGGATCCACCGTTCGAGTGTACGACATCGCGCAACCCGGACGCGGCGCTTCGTGGGCCGGCGCCGGATTGCTCGCACCCTACTCGGAACGCCCGGTTCCCGCGTTGCTGGACGCGTGCGAGCGATCGTTGCGCGCCTATCCGGCGTTCGCGGCCGCCGTCGCGGCCGAGAGCGGCGTCGATCCGCGTTTGCACGTGAGTGGAATCGTCCACGCTGCCACATCCGACGACGAGTTGCGCGACCTCGAGCGCGAAGCAATCGGGCTGCGCGCGTCAGGCGTCGAGGCGACGTCGTTGGATCGTGCGGCTGCATTGGCGGCGGAACCCGCGTTGTCGAGCGGCGTGCGCGGCGGGTTGTTGATACCGGTCGAAGGCTCAGTCGATAATCGCCGCCTAGGGCGTGCACTGATCGCCGCATGTCGCGCTCGCGGCGTTCGCATCGTGGAAGGGGCTTCGATCGCAATTCGATGCGACGCGCGCCGAGCGCTGGGCGTCGCTACCGACGATGGTTTCGCTGCGGCCGGCGCGATCGTGAACGCCGCCGGCGCGTGGGCCGCCGGCGTCGCCGGCGTTCCGGACGATTGCTTGCCGCCCGTGCGGCCGGTGAAGGGCCAGATGCTGGCCATCGAAGTTCCACACGGTTTCGTTCGACGGCCGGTTTGGACGCCGCAAGCGTATCTCGTGCCGCGCGACGACGGGCGTTTGCTGGTCGGAGCGACCGTGGAAGAGCGCGGATTCGACGAGCGGGTGACCGCCGGCGGCCTCGCGCAGTTGCTGCATGCCGCGCTTCGTGCCGCGCCGTCGCTCACGAGCTTCACCGTCAGCGAGCAATGGGCGGGTTTGCGTCCGGCAACGCCGGATGGCCTACCCTACGTCGGCCGCACCGCGCTCGACGGTTTGTTTACGGCGGCGGGTCATTATCGCAATGGGATTCTGCTCGCTCCTTTGACCGCAACGGCGATCGCCGACGCGATCGAAGGCCGATCGGATGTGCTGCCGGCATTCTCACCGCTTCGCGGCCCGGTCGACCGGATGGAATCGCACGCGGCCGGCGCGAACCGGTAA
- a CDS encoding electron transfer flavoprotein-ubiquinone oxidoreductase yields MPDRDRLDVDVLFVGAGPAGLAGALHLSRLAKTAGRDLEVLVIEKGGEIGNHGISGAVVDPRGFDELLPDWRDTAPVESIVTSDELWYLTQRGRIKAPFTPPPLRNDGKYVASLQKLSKWLGERAEEAGAQVFPAFPGQTLLWDGDRVVGVRTGDKGVDHNGQPKSNYEPGADLYAKVVVLCEGPRGTLSKQAIERLHLDAGREPQVYAAGIKELWQLPDDRFPAGSVIHTLGFPLPAETFGGGFIYGMSGNVLDIGHVTGLDYKNPTTDPQNELQRLKQHPSVAKLLDGGKLIRYGAKAIPEGGLFAMPRPYADGLLLIGDSAGFLNGMRLKGIHLAVKSGMMAAETLWDALTADTYDATTLSAFEERFKASWAYTELRTSRNFHQGFKNGRFAGLLNAGLATFTGGRGFGAIDKLDQEPGYEVMVKAGYRPKETPRATIDNVLTFDKLTDVFNSGTMHEEDQPSHLLVSDTNICRDRCTVEYGNPCQYFCPAAVYEPMFEKTGDAVDGRLQINFTNCVHCKTCDIIDPYQIITWVPPQGGEGPVYTGM; encoded by the coding sequence ATGCCTGATCGCGACCGCCTCGACGTCGACGTGTTGTTCGTCGGTGCCGGTCCCGCCGGACTCGCCGGCGCGTTGCACCTGAGCCGCTTGGCCAAAACGGCCGGGCGCGACCTCGAGGTGCTGGTCATCGAGAAGGGCGGCGAGATCGGCAATCACGGCATTTCGGGCGCGGTCGTGGATCCGCGCGGATTCGACGAATTATTGCCGGATTGGCGCGATACCGCGCCGGTGGAATCCATCGTGACGTCGGACGAGCTGTGGTACCTCACCCAACGCGGACGCATCAAAGCGCCGTTCACGCCGCCGCCGTTACGCAACGATGGTAAATACGTAGCGTCGCTGCAAAAACTGAGCAAGTGGCTGGGCGAGCGAGCTGAAGAAGCCGGTGCCCAAGTGTTCCCGGCCTTCCCCGGTCAGACGTTGCTGTGGGACGGCGACCGCGTCGTCGGCGTGCGCACCGGCGATAAGGGCGTCGATCACAACGGCCAACCAAAATCGAATTACGAACCCGGCGCCGACTTGTACGCCAAAGTCGTCGTGCTGTGCGAGGGCCCGCGCGGAACGCTTTCCAAACAGGCGATCGAGCGTTTGCATTTAGATGCCGGACGCGAACCGCAAGTGTACGCCGCCGGAATCAAAGAACTGTGGCAGCTTCCGGACGATCGCTTTCCAGCGGGTTCGGTCATTCACACGCTCGGCTTTCCGTTGCCGGCCGAAACGTTCGGCGGCGGCTTTATCTACGGAATGAGCGGCAACGTCCTCGATATCGGGCACGTCACCGGACTCGACTATAAAAACCCGACCACCGATCCGCAGAATGAACTGCAGCGGCTCAAACAACATCCCTCGGTGGCAAAGCTGTTGGACGGCGGCAAGCTCATCCGGTACGGCGCCAAGGCGATTCCCGAAGGCGGACTGTTTGCGATGCCGCGGCCGTACGCCGACGGATTGCTGCTGATCGGCGACAGCGCCGGATTTCTCAACGGCATGCGTTTAAAAGGCATTCATCTCGCGGTCAAGTCCGGCATGATGGCGGCCGAAACGCTGTGGGATGCGCTGACTGCCGATACGTACGACGCGACGACCTTGAGCGCGTTCGAGGAACGCTTCAAAGCATCGTGGGCATACACAGAGCTCCGGACGTCGCGTAACTTCCATCAGGGTTTCAAGAACGGACGCTTTGCCGGGTTGCTCAACGCGGGTCTGGCCACGTTTACCGGAGGACGCGGCTTCGGCGCGATCGACAAACTCGATCAAGAACCCGGCTACGAAGTGATGGTGAAAGCTGGATACCGTCCGAAGGAGACGCCGCGCGCGACGATCGACAACGTGCTGACCTTCGACAAACTGACCGACGTGTTCAATAGCGGTACGATGCACGAAGAAGATCAGCCGAGTCATCTGCTGGTGTCCGACACGAATATTTGTCGCGACCGCTGCACGGTGGAATACGGAAACCCATGCCAGTATTTCTGTCCGGCGGCGGTCTACGAGCCGATGTTCGAAAAAACCGGCGACGCAGTCGACGGACGGTTGCAGATCAACTTTACGAACTGCGTGCACTGCAAGACGTGCGACATCATCGATCCATATCAAATCATCACGTGGGTGCCGCCGCAGGGTGGTGAAGGCCCCGTCTACACGGGAATGTAG
- a CDS encoding beta-eliminating lyase-related protein, protein MQPSRSFASDNNAPIAPEILQAIVDANEGDAIGYGDDRWTRQAEQRFRSCFGNDTQVYFTFNGTGANVTALGTVLRPWEAVLCPETAHLQTDECGAFERFSGSKVIPIRTAGGKLQPGDLEPYLRAGHGVHFPQPRAISISQPTEFGEVYQPDEITALCEYAHRHGLIVHVDGARIANAAAALGKLPREITVDLGVDILSFGGTKNGLMLGEAVCFFSNDIGAQNAPFVQKQAMQLASKMRYVAAQFDALLDAGRWLAYARHSNAMARRLHERIAGIDGIRVTRSVDCNAIFAVMQRDAIERVQREFFFYVFDEGPPEVRWMTHWATSEEDVDRFAAALARACSEGENP, encoded by the coding sequence ATGCAGCCGAGTCGAAGCTTTGCGAGCGACAATAACGCGCCGATCGCACCCGAGATTCTGCAAGCGATCGTGGATGCAAACGAAGGCGATGCAATCGGATACGGCGACGACCGATGGACCCGTCAGGCCGAGCAACGCTTTCGCAGTTGCTTCGGAAACGACACGCAGGTGTACTTTACGTTCAACGGCACCGGGGCGAACGTCACAGCGCTCGGTACGGTACTGCGGCCGTGGGAAGCCGTGCTGTGCCCGGAAACCGCGCATCTGCAGACCGACGAATGCGGCGCGTTCGAACGCTTTAGCGGATCGAAAGTCATCCCCATTCGAACGGCCGGCGGAAAACTGCAACCGGGCGATCTCGAACCATATCTTCGCGCGGGGCACGGGGTGCATTTTCCGCAACCGCGAGCCATCTCGATCTCGCAACCGACCGAATTCGGCGAAGTGTATCAACCGGACGAAATTACCGCGCTGTGCGAGTACGCGCACCGGCACGGCCTAATCGTTCACGTCGACGGCGCCCGGATCGCGAATGCCGCCGCCGCGCTCGGCAAACTGCCGCGCGAAATCACCGTCGACTTGGGAGTCGATATTCTCAGCTTCGGCGGAACCAAGAACGGTCTGATGCTGGGTGAGGCGGTGTGCTTCTTCTCGAACGACATCGGCGCGCAGAATGCGCCGTTCGTTCAGAAACAAGCGATGCAGCTGGCATCCAAGATGCGCTACGTGGCCGCGCAGTTCGACGCATTGCTCGATGCCGGCCGCTGGCTTGCGTACGCGCGTCACTCGAATGCGATGGCCCGGCGTCTGCACGAACGGATCGCTGGAATCGACGGAATTCGGGTGACGCGTTCGGTCGACTGCAACGCAATATTTGCGGTGATGCAGCGCGACGCCATCGAGCGCGTGCAGCGCGAGTTTTTCTTTTACGTCTTCGACGAGGGCCCGCCCGAAGTGCGCTGGATGACGCACTGGGCGACGAGCGAGGAAGATGTCGACCGTTTTGCGGCCGCGCTCGCTCGCGCGTGTTCGGAAGGCGAAAACCCTTAG
- a CDS encoding NAD(P)/FAD-dependent oxidoreductase, with product MRRYVIVGNGFAGTTAAEQLRKIDPACEIDLFGDEPYTLYNRISLPPMLRNQIPQAKVMIRDEAWHEKQRIGLHLRAPVDRIVPQERIVESGGRSYPYDALLVATGGRPNPTGKPGADGAANLFPFQYLDDTIAISERIDRSKAGVAIGGSFIAYELAEAFASRGLETHWLMRGPRGLHRIMDEIAGELLHDAAIADGVHMHYGEEVDSFVRSNGEIVKVVTSSGKEIEAQCYAYGFGLAMNTELCSSAGIEVSRNGIMCDERLETSVPGIFAAGDVADFFDPILEMRYRMGTWNNAGAQGKLVAVNMAGGDRSYSDVPEYSSLLFKGQTITQFGMSPELRADLEIVRSVDREKRWYRALFFLERRLVGGLMLGKGNRAGKRKYVEAIKSKQAFERTDWEALLEWTA from the coding sequence GTGCGCAGATACGTTATCGTCGGCAACGGCTTTGCCGGTACGACTGCTGCCGAGCAGCTCCGCAAGATCGATCCCGCGTGCGAGATCGATCTGTTCGGCGACGAGCCCTATACGCTCTACAACCGCATTTCGCTGCCGCCGATGTTGCGCAATCAAATTCCGCAGGCCAAGGTCATGATCCGCGACGAGGCTTGGCACGAAAAACAGCGCATCGGGTTGCATCTGCGCGCACCCGTCGACCGCATCGTTCCGCAAGAGCGGATTGTCGAGTCGGGCGGCCGATCGTATCCGTACGACGCGCTGTTGGTCGCCACTGGCGGACGTCCGAATCCAACGGGCAAACCGGGCGCCGACGGTGCTGCCAACCTTTTCCCGTTTCAATATTTAGACGACACCATCGCGATTTCCGAACGCATCGACCGCAGCAAAGCCGGCGTCGCCATCGGTGGTTCGTTTATCGCCTACGAACTGGCCGAAGCATTCGCTTCGCGCGGGTTAGAGACGCACTGGCTAATGCGCGGCCCGCGCGGACTGCATCGAATCATGGACGAAATAGCGGGCGAACTGCTGCACGATGCGGCGATCGCCGACGGCGTGCACATGCACTATGGCGAGGAAGTCGATTCGTTCGTTCGCTCGAACGGCGAAATCGTCAAAGTCGTAACGTCGAGTGGAAAGGAAATTGAGGCGCAGTGTTACGCCTACGGTTTCGGGTTGGCGATGAATACCGAGCTGTGCTCGAGCGCCGGCATCGAGGTCAGTCGCAACGGAATCATGTGCGACGAGCGCCTTGAAACCAGCGTGCCGGGAATCTTTGCCGCCGGTGACGTCGCGGATTTCTTCGACCCGATTCTCGAGATGCGCTACCGCATGGGTACGTGGAACAACGCCGGGGCACAAGGCAAGCTCGTCGCCGTGAATATGGCCGGCGGCGATCGATCCTATTCCGACGTTCCCGAATATTCGTCGCTGCTCTTTAAGGGCCAGACGATCACGCAGTTCGGCATGAGCCCCGAACTACGCGCCGACCTAGAAATCGTACGGTCGGTCGATCGCGAGAAGCGCTGGTATCGAGCGCTGTTCTTCCTCGAACGACGCTTGGTCGGTGGCCTGATGCTCGGTAAGGGCAACCGCGCAGGCAAGCGCAAGTACGTCGAAGCGATTAAGAGTAAACAGGCGTTCGAACGGACGGATTGGGAAGCACTGCTCGAATGGACCGCGTAA
- a CDS encoding M20 family metallopeptidase — protein MDPILCNDAQRERLARYRRHLHAHPELSMEEHETAAYVQRELATGDFDEIAAGVGKTGVKAVLRGKRPGPVTLLRADMDALPITELSDVPYRSRREGVMHACGHDGHTAILLAAALELSSRRDDVAGTIVFCFQPGEEGFAGAKLMIEDGVLERPHVDRTFALHLYTGLEAGQVGIRDGAFFASSDRFTIELTGRGGHGAMPQLSVDPIVGAAALVTALQTVASREISPKDPVVVTVGSLHAGTTFNVIPDTALLGGTVRTLDEKVRSEMPERLERLTAGVCASMRLEHSLRYDWGYPPTVNDRTMNDVVRDVARIVVGAENVSDPHDIVMWSEDMSFMQQERPGAYFLIGARGAKLGHEPQHSARYDIDERALEVGFAMMVGLAVAG, from the coding sequence ATGGACCCGATCTTGTGTAACGACGCGCAGCGGGAACGCCTCGCACGCTATCGCCGCCACCTGCACGCGCATCCGGAACTCTCGATGGAGGAGCACGAAACCGCGGCCTATGTACAGCGCGAGCTGGCGACCGGGGACTTCGACGAAATCGCCGCGGGCGTCGGGAAGACCGGCGTCAAGGCCGTGCTGCGCGGAAAACGTCCCGGTCCGGTGACCTTGTTGCGGGCGGATATGGATGCGTTGCCGATCACCGAGCTTTCCGACGTGCCGTACCGGTCGCGGCGCGAGGGCGTGATGCACGCTTGCGGCCACGACGGCCACACGGCGATTCTGCTGGCAGCCGCACTCGAACTATCGTCGCGCCGCGACGACGTCGCCGGAACGATCGTGTTTTGTTTTCAGCCGGGCGAAGAGGGCTTCGCCGGGGCCAAACTGATGATCGAAGATGGCGTGCTCGAACGGCCGCACGTCGACCGGACCTTCGCCCTGCACCTCTACACCGGACTGGAGGCCGGACAGGTCGGCATTCGGGACGGGGCGTTCTTCGCGTCGTCCGACCGCTTCACCATCGAACTGACCGGGCGCGGTGGCCACGGCGCCATGCCGCAGCTTTCGGTCGATCCGATCGTCGGAGCAGCGGCTCTCGTGACCGCCTTACAAACCGTCGCCAGCCGCGAAATCTCTCCCAAGGATCCGGTGGTCGTCACGGTCGGCTCGCTGCACGCCGGCACCACGTTCAACGTGATCCCGGATACGGCGCTGCTGGGCGGCACCGTGCGCACGCTCGACGAGAAGGTTCGCTCGGAAATGCCGGAGCGCTTGGAACGACTGACGGCCGGGGTATGCGCCTCGATGCGGTTGGAACACTCGCTGCGCTACGATTGGGGGTATCCGCCGACCGTCAACGACCGGACGATGAACGACGTCGTGCGCGACGTGGCTCGGATCGTCGTTGGCGCCGAAAACGTTTCCGATCCGCACGACATCGTCATGTGGTCGGAAGACATGTCGTTCATGCAGCAAGAGCGGCCCGGTGCGTATTTCTTGATCGGAGCGCGCGGAGCGAAGCTGGGACACGAACCGCAGCACAGCGCCCGCTACGACATCGACGAGCGCGCGTTGGAAGTCGGTTTCGCAATGATGGTCGGGTTAGCCGTCGCTGGCTAA